Below is a window of Haloterrigena alkaliphila DNA.
ATCGACGCGATAGCGACGACGGAGCTCTTTACGGCCGACGATCAGGAGGCCGTCGTCGACGCGGTTCTGGACGGGTTCGAGACCGGGTCGGTCAGTGCGGAACTGGAGCTCCGAACCAAGGACGGCGACGTGATCCCCTTCGAGTTCAACGCTTCGACGCTCGAGGACCCCTGGGGCAACACTGTGCTGGCCGGGATCGGCCGCGACGTCAGCGATCGAGTCGAGCGCGAGAAACACCTCGAGCGCTACGAGACGATCGTCGAGGTGGTCGACGACGGGGTCTACGTCGTCGACGCGGACGGTCACTTCACGATGGTCAACGAGACCTACGCGTCGATGCTCGGCTACGAGCCGGCGGAACTCGTCGGCGAGCACGTCTCGCGGATCGTCGCCGACGCGGCCGTCCTCGAGCGAGTCGGCGAACTCGAGGCGACCGCGGACAGCGACGACGAGTGGCCGACGATGGAGGCCGAACTCCGGACGGCCGACGGCGACACGATTCCCGTCGAAGCGAACTTCGCATTGTTGCCCGAAGACGACAGCGACTGGCACCGAGTCGGCGTCGCCCGGGACATCAGCGAGCGGAAGAAGCGAGAGCGCCAACTCGAGGAGTCAGAGCGCCGCTACCGGACGCTCGTCGAAAACTTCCCCGCCGGCGCGGTGGGGCTGTACGACGAGAATCTCGAGTACATCGTCGTCGGCGGCGAGGCGTTCGACGACCTCGAGATCTCGGAAGACGAGGTCGCCGGTGCGACCCTCGAGGAGCGGTATCCGGACGATCTCGTCGCGGAGATCGAACCGCACTTCCGAGCCGCCCTCGAGGGCGAGGCGAACACGTTCGAGTACCAGGCCCACGGACGGGACGTCTGGGCTCACACTCTCCCCGTTCGAAACGAGGACGACGAGATCTTCGCGGGCATGGTCATGGTCCAGGACGTCACGGAGCGCCGGGAGTACGAGCGCAAACTCGAGGAGTCCAACGAGCGCCTCGAGCGGTTCGCCTACGCCGCCTCCCACGACCTGCAGGAACCGCTGCGGATGGTCACGAGCTACCTCACGCTGCTCGAGAACCGGTACGCCGACGCTTTCGACGAGGACGGTCGGGAGTTCCTCGAGTTCGCGGTCGACGGCGCCGACCGGATGCGCGAGATGATCGACGGCTTGCTGGAGTACTCCCGAGTCGAGACCCGTGGCGACCCGTTCGAGCCGATGGATCTGAACGCCGTGCTCGAGGACGTTCTGGCGGATCTGCGGGTACGGATCGAGGAGACCGACGCCGAGGTCACGATCGAGGACCTCCCCCGCGTCGAGGGCGACGCCAGTCAGGTGCGGCAGGTGTTCCAGAACCTGTTGAGCAACGCGCTCACGTACAGCGGCGACGACCCGCCGCGGGTGCACGTCGGTGCCGAGCGATGCGAGGCGCCACGCGCCTCGGAACGAAGCGGCAACGCCGCGGAGAACGGTGGCGAGGAGTGGGTGCTCTCGGTCGAAGACGAGGGGGTCGGGATCGACCCCGAGGATCAGGATCGCGTCTTCACGATCTTCGATCGCCTCCACAGCCGCGAGGAGTACGCCGGCACCGGGATCGGGCTGGCGCTGTGCGAGCGGATCGTCGAGCGCCACGGCGGCGAGATCTGGGTCGAGTCCGAACCCGGCGAGGGGTCGACGTTCTTCCTGACGCTGCCGGCTCCGGGAGACGAGTAGGACCCCCGAACCGCCGAGAACCGGCGAATCCGACGGCGATCCCATCCGTTTACTCCCGCGAGTCCGTCCCGAGCGTATGGGCTGGACTGCCGAAGACGTCCCCGATCAGCACGGACGGACGGTCGTCGTCACGGGCGCCAACAGCGGCATCGGTCTCGAGGCGAGCCGCGAACTCGCGCGCAACGGCGCGACGGTGATCATGGCCTGCCGGAGCACCGAGCGCGGCGAGGACGCGGCCGACGAGATCCGAGAGGAGGTCCCCGACGCCGACCTCCGGGTCGAGGCGTGCGATCTGGCCGACCTCGACTCCGTTCGCGCGTTCGCCGACCGCCTCGCGGACGAGTCGATCGACGTCCTGCTCAACAACGCCGGCGTGATGGCGATCCCGCGCTCGGAGACCGCGGACGGGTTCGAGACCCAGTTCGGCGTCAACCACCTCGGCCACTTCGCGCTCACTGGACTGCTGCTCGAGAATCTCACGACCGACGAGGGCGACCCGGCGCGGGTCGTCACCGTCTCGAGCGGCGTCCACGAGCGCGGCGAGATCGACTTCGGCGACCTCCAGGGCGAGGAGTCCTACGACGAGTGGGACGCCTACGCCCAGTCGAAGCTGGCGAACGTGCTGTTCGCCTACGAACTCGAGCGGCGGTTCCTCACCGCCGAACTGAACGCCGAGAGCACGGCCGTCCATCCGGGTTACGCGAACACGCAGTTGCAGTTCCGCGGGCCCGAACAGCGGGAGAGTCGGCTTCGAATGGCGGCGATGAAGCTGCTGAACGCCGTGGTCGCCCAGTCGGCCGAGATGGGCGCGCTGCCGACGCTGTACGCCGCGACGTCGTCCGAGGCTGAGGGCGGCGCCTACTACGGTCCCGGCGGACTCGCGAACATGCGCGGCGCGCCCGAACGCCAGGCCTCCTCCGATCGCTCCTACGACGAGGAGACGGCGCGCCGACTGTGGTCGGTCTCGAGCGAGCTGACCGACGTAACGTACGATCTCCCGGAACCGAAGGCGGACGCGTCGGCGTCGACGTGAGTTCGGGCCGACGGCCGGTATCGCGGCGACCGTAACGCGAAAGGCGCCGCGGCCGAATCGTCGCGTAATGAGCGACGACGGTATCCAGCGTGCGAGCGACGTCGGGTCGTCCGACGCGCCCCCGGTCGAGGAGAAGCCCTACAAGATCGTCTTCGAGGCGAACAAGTGCTTCGGCGCGGGCAAGTGCGCCGAGGTCAGCGATAACTGGGAGATGTCCATCGTCTCGGGCATGGCCCAGCCCAACGAGTACTTCTTCGGCGAGGAGGACCTCGAGCACAACGTCCGCGCCGCGGAGGTTTGCCCGGCGAAGAAAGACGACGGCTGTATCCACGTCGTCGACCGCCGAACCGACGAGGAGATCGCCCCCGATCCCCACGGTGACGGCACGCTGAGCGTCGATTGGTAGCGATCCGGGAACGGGACCACGACCGAACGCACACCGAATCCCACATTTCGGGTGGGACGCTATCCTCGAGAATCCCCGGTCGCAACTGGGGACGTGCCACGTCTCATCGGCCCGAACATCGAAACGCACATTCCGGGGGGACGACTATCCTCGAATGCACTTCTCGCGAGGGTAGCCAAGCAGGCCAACGGCGGTGGGCTTAAGACCCGCTCCCGTAGGGGTCCGAGGGTTCAAATCCCTTCCCTCGCACTCGTCACGAACAGCCGTGAGTGACGAGTGTGAAGACGTGGGATTTGAATGAGACCGAGGTTCTGCGAGCACCGCGAGCAGGTTCTCGGGCGTTGTTCAAATCCCTTCCCTCGCCTCGTGCCGACCCGTTCCCCCCGGTCGATGCACTCCCGCGGTCCCTGCTGGTCGCCGTCGTCGTGACCCTACTCGTCTTCTGGAGCTAGAATCGTTGGTCTCGAGGTTCAGCGACCGGACTCCGGAAGCCGTGCGTTCGGCATCACGAACCCGGCGCCGAGATACACGACGCCGGCCGCGCCGAGCGCTGCGAGGAGGCCGACGGGACGTCCCATCTCGAGGAGCCCCGACGCGAACAACGCGATGCCCGCGGCGGAGAGCGCGTAGCCTGCGGCGAATCGGTGGAAGCTCCGGAGGTGTCCGGGGTCGTCGGCCGGTTCCAGATCCGCGAGTTTACCGTCCTCTCCCCGCGCCATCGACAGCGGATGGAACCAGTAGATGCCGATACCGACCATGAGACCGGCGATTCCGCCGATCGCGAGGTCGTCGAAGACGACGTAGCCGATCGCCGTGAAGACGACGACGTCCATCGCGCCCGCGGCTGCGCCGATCCGTCTCGGCGTGAGCGGTCCGTCTTCGAACGAGTCCGTCTTGGTGGCGTCGGTTTCGCGTGCAGACTCCATACTCGACGTATGATTCGAGACGAATATATATCTAACCATCACTTAGGGGGTGAAAGTATGGGGTGGCGTATTGATCGCGGAGGTCCACGGATTCTGCCGCGGGAGGCGGTCGACGGTGAGCGGATACGCCACTCCGTTCGACTCGCACTCGAGCGATGCTGCGCTGGCACAGTACCGGACGGTTCGTCTCTCGAGGCCGGGCCGATACCTGTGCCAACCTCGCCAATCGCCGTGACGCAACGCATTTTGTAATTCAGATATCACGTACGACTAATGACCGACCGAACGACCTGGACCGTGGATCACCGCGGACTCGCGCGGTTCCCGCTCCGCGTCGCGGTGACGCTCGTCGGCATGCCGTGGTCGGTACTGCTCGCGTTCTTCGTCGTCGCTCCCCTCGCCGTCACCGGAATCGTCGTCGCCGTCGGCCAACCCGCCCTCCGGTTCGCCGCCGTCGCGTGGGTCGTCGCCATCTTGTTCGTCTGGTTCACGTCCGCCGGCGCCGCGCGGACGGAGTACGCGCTCGACCCCGACGCTCGCCGACTCGAGATCGAGCAGGTCGGCGTCGAGACCGACCACCCGTTGCTCTCCGCGCTCGGCGCGACCCCGACGATCGACCTCGAGCGTGTCGACTCGGTCGGCGCGATCTCGCTCCCCGGAACGACCGTCGTCACCGTTTCCTCCCCTGGCGTGAACCTCTCGGAACCGACGGCGTTCGAGGTCCACGACGCGGACCGGGAACGCGTTCGGGCCGCGCTCGAGGCCGCCGGACTGGCGCTTCCGACCGGCGCCGACGGAACGCTCGCCGACCGCCGCAGCCAGTACGCCCGCGGCGCGGTGATCGTCGTCGGTCTCGGGGTGACGGTCGTCGGGCCCGGATTCGCGCTCGGCTATCACGCGATACGGGGACCGCTGGCGTCTGATCTCGGTGCGATCGGGCTCGCCCTCGCCGGCCTGATCGGCGCCACTGCGGCGTCCAGACTGGCGTCGGTCCCGTCGTCTGACGAGGCCGACGGACTGGGCGCCGGCATCCTGATCCGTGCGAAACGACGGCTCGTCGTGCTCGTCGGCGTCGCCGCCGGGATGGGCGCGTACCTCGGCGCCGTGGTCGGACTGGCGTCGCTCGTCTCGTAGTCAGCGCTCGCTCCCGGGGAAGCGGATGTAGTCGGGCGGGACGTCGTCCGTCGTGTACGTCTCTCGGCCGCGTTTCGTGATCCGACGACCGTCCGCGAGCATCGCCGCGGCGTCGACGGCGAGAACGACGGGGGCGCTCGCGTGGCGCTCTCCCACCTGCCGGGC
It encodes the following:
- a CDS encoding oxidoreductase, yielding MGWTAEDVPDQHGRTVVVTGANSGIGLEASRELARNGATVIMACRSTERGEDAADEIREEVPDADLRVEACDLADLDSVRAFADRLADESIDVLLNNAGVMAIPRSETADGFETQFGVNHLGHFALTGLLLENLTTDEGDPARVVTVSSGVHERGEIDFGDLQGEESYDEWDAYAQSKLANVLFAYELERRFLTAELNAESTAVHPGYANTQLQFRGPEQRESRLRMAAMKLLNAVVAQSAEMGALPTLYAATSSEAEGGAYYGPGGLANMRGAPERQASSDRSYDEETARRLWSVSSELTDVTYDLPEPKADASAST
- a CDS encoding ferredoxin: MSDDGIQRASDVGSSDAPPVEEKPYKIVFEANKCFGAGKCAEVSDNWEMSIVSGMAQPNEYFFGEEDLEHNVRAAEVCPAKKDDGCIHVVDRRTDEEIAPDPHGDGTLSVDW